One window from the genome of Nicotiana tomentosiformis chromosome 5, ASM39032v3, whole genome shotgun sequence encodes:
- the LOC104113149 gene encoding uncharacterized protein: protein MRTKLRSPTISKFFSLLLVILMIAFDVSSTDSPLAEVNEADSSENDLELGQHELETEKVSLVLLAEGNEYSDSSERDLDQGRLTASYLQLELAETTISFDSVLESVNHINTESLSFVKDDSAFEDAQPLEMLQRSPIDRNGGNVGAFHILGISSSSLVLGLLAATVLQLYLKRRSDKITLHPVDEVSKHNVVKEKEYSSQNWPTEVDVAGEYSCTSEMSCSFQMSSTYREKYPESINDEAQSIEKKHRKSNRRESLAASDEYSMGSPSFGSITTYERIHGKHESGREEVIIPVRRSSRIRSLVPSSTFRF, encoded by the exons ATGAGAACAAAACTAAGGTCCCCAACTATATCGAAGTTCTTTTCTCTGCTGTTGGTAATACTCATGATTGCTTTTGATGTATCAAGTACTGATTCTCCATTAGCTGAGGTAAATGAGGCTGATAGCTCAGAAAACGATCTAGAACTAGGGCAGCATGAATTGGAGACTGAGAAAGTTTCTTTAGTTCTCCTAGCAGAGGGGAATGAATACTCTGATAGTTCAGAAAGGGATCTAGACCAAGGGCGTCTTACAGCTTCATATCTTCAGCTTGAGTTGGCTGAAACCACTATCAGTTTTGATTCTGTACTTGAGTCAGTGAATCACATTAATACTGAAAGCTTAAGCTTTGTGAAAGACGATTCTGCTTTTGAAGATGCCCAACCTTTGGAAATGCTGCAGAGATCTCCGATTGATAGAAATGGAGGTAATGTTGGAGCATTCCATATCCTGGGAATTTCCTCATCCTCACTTGTCCTGGGTCTGCTAGCTGCTACAGTTCTCCAGCTCTATCTAAAGAGAAGAAGTGATAAGATCACTCTGCATCCAGTAGATGAAGTCTCAA AACATAATGTTGTCAAAGAGAAAGAATATTCCTCTCAAAACTGGCCAACAGAGGTTGATGTCGCAGGAGAGTACTCTTGTACTTCAGAAATGAGCTGCAGCTTTCAGATGAGTTCAACTTATAGAGAGAAATACCCCGAATCAATAAATGATGAAGCTCAGAGCATAGAGAAGAAACATAGAAAGAGTAATAGGAGAGAGTCCCTGGCTGCATCTGATGAGTACTCAATGGGTTCACCTTCTTTTGGAAGTATCACTACATACGAGAGGATTCATGGCAAGCATGAAAGTGGAAGGGAAGAAGTCATCATCCCGGTAAGGCGCTCAAGCAGAATTAGAAGCCTTGTCCCTTCTTCAACGTTTAGATTCTGA
- the LOC104085525 gene encoding uncharacterized protein: protein MAQSLSPIAAATLSTKKTIPLAFHDKKGLDTTLLSRRSLALGLAGVALNAGNNKANAAARRPPPPPPTSDQEKKDPNMSGVIAKVLASKRRKEAMKESIAKLREKGKPVKQPSQ, encoded by the coding sequence ATGGCTCAGTCATTGTCTCCAATTGCAGCAGCTACATTATCAACCAAGAAGACTATCCCTTTGGCTTTTCATGATAAAAAAGGATTGGATACAACTCTTCTCTCTCGCAGGAGTCTTGCCTTAGGCTTGGCCGGAGTTGCGCTAAATGCAGGTAACAACAAGGCAAATGCTGCTGCAAGAAGGCCTCCACCACCCCCACCCACATCAGATCAGGAGAAAAAGGACCCAAATATGAGTGGTGTCATAGCTAAAGTATTAGCTAGCAAGAGAAGAAAGGAGGCTATGAAAGAATCCATAGCCAAGCTAAGGGAGAAAGGGAAGCCTGTCAAACAACCATCTCAATAG